Proteins from a single region of Hypanus sabinus isolate sHypSab1 chromosome 26, sHypSab1.hap1, whole genome shotgun sequence:
- the LOC132381743 gene encoding thioredoxin-like, producing the protein MVLRPIRTRRQFATLLEEEEENLVVFFFAARWCNNCASIKPFLRMRSDQHRDVIFAEVDVDESEELARAVGITCMPTFHFYRCQEKVGEFSGTKREKLDRLILQLK; encoded by the coding sequence ATGGTACTGAGACCCATCAGGACCCGGCGGCAATTCGCGACCTtgctggaggaggaagaggagaaccTGGTCGTCTTCTTCTTCGCGGCGCGGTGGTGCAACAACTGCGCCAGCATCAAGCCCTTCCTCCGGATGAGATCGGACCAGCACCGCGACGTCATCTTCGCTGAGGTCGACGTGGATGAGTCGGAGGAGCTGGCCAGGGCAGTGGGCAtcacctgcatgcccactttccaCTTCTACAGGTGCCAGGAGAAGGTTGGGGAGTTCTCCGGGACCAAGAGGGAGAAGTTGGATCGCCTGATATTGCAGTTGAAATGA
- the LOC132381776 gene encoding thioredoxin-like yields MVVEHVEDAQQLQTLMSQTENLVAVMYSAEWCNNCRMIRPHFYNLSEQLSNVTFVEVDVDDAGPLARSAGVTCMPTFHFFKQSKKVGEFSGTKREKLERLLDELTDKS; encoded by the coding sequence ATGGTGGTGGAACACGTGGAGGATGCCCAGCAGCTCCAGACCCTGATGAGCCAGACCGAGAACCTTGTGGCGGTCATGTACTCGGCCGAGTGGTGTAACAACTGCCGGATGATCCGCCCGCACTTCTACAACCTCTCCGAGCAGCTCAGCAACGTGACCTTCGTCGAGGTGGACGTGGACGACGCGGGGCCGCTGGCCCGCTCGGCCGGCGtcacctgcatgcccaccttccacttcttcaagCAGtcgaagaaggtgggggagttcTCGGGGACGAAGCGGGAGAAGCTGGAGCGCCTACTGGATGAGCTGACCGATAAAAGTTAG